A stretch of DNA from Nitrososphaerales archaeon:
ATCTAAATTATCTCGAATCCTAGGGTCGATCTTCATCGATCTTAAAAAGGGAATTTAGGTAAACTTAAATAAGATCTGCACGAAAGAGAGGAGGGTTGAATTATGCAGACATTGTTATTGATCATCTTCTTCGTCCTATTAAACAGCTCTATATCACTTATTGGAATCCTATTCTTACCCTTTAATAGAGCGGTAATTAATAAAATTCTGATGACTTTAGTGGCTTTCGCATCTGGCGCACTATTGGGAGGTGCCTTTCTCCATCTGATACCTGAGGGTTATGAAATAGGTGGCGAGATGGGATTCGCTTATGTCCTCTCAAGTATTTTAATATTTTTCATTCTGGAGAAGTTTCTACGATGGAGGCATTGCCATGATATAGAATGTAAAATTCATGCATTCGCCTATTTAAATCTCATAGGGGATAGCATTCACAATTGTATAGATGGTGTCATCATTGCTACGAGCTTTTTAGTTAGTGTAGAGTTGGGTATAATAACCGCTATTGCGGTGATTATACATGAAGTGCCGCAGGAAGTTGGGGACTTTGGTGTCCTTCTATATGGAGGTTTCGATAAAATGAGGGCTTTATTGTATAATTTTGTAGCTCAGGTAAGCTCGATCCTCGGTGCAATCTCCACTTACTACCTCGCTAGTTATATCGAATATCTTCTACCACCTCTAGTTTCTTTGGCTGCAGGAGGTTTTATCTATATTGGTGCAACAGACCTCTTTCCCGAGCTCCATAAAAGGGTGAATGTTAAAGATTCTATCCATCAATTTATGGCTTTGCTTCTAGGTGTAATAATAATGTGGTCTTTAAAGATTATCTTCGAATGATCGAATCGCAAGAATTCATAATTCAGATTATAAAATATAAGGTATTCGATTATGAGTGTTTAACTCATAATCAAAGCATTTCCGACGAGCTCGTGCACTCCTCCAACCGCTATCGGTATTTTAAGGTGTGAAAAGTAATCAGAAAAAGCGGCTTTATCGATCGCACAGATACATGCAAGAAAGTTCGCCCCGGTCGCTTTTATCGCATCTATCTTCGGTTTAACAGCCTTTAGCCTTAACTCTAAAAGTTCATCTGCTAACAATCCACCTCCCGAGCAGCAACACATAGTCTTTTCCCTATTTAAGTTAGGATCGAGCTCCACATAGTTGTTACATACATGCTTCAGTATGTACCTCGGTTCTTCGATCAAGCCCATGACCCTTGCCGGATTACAAGAATCATGGTAGGTTACGATGTATTGGTCATTTGCTTTAGGGTTAAGTTTAAGCTTACCATGCTTTATAAGATCTGCCGTAAATTCACATATATGGACGAACTTGGTCGATGCCGCCCTTTTAAATTTAGTCCCCGTGATCGGTGATTTTGGCTCTTCAAGAAAATCCAGAGGTTCGTTCATCGTACCCATAAATGCATGAATGACCCTCCACATATGCCCACACTCCCCTCCAAGTAGCCATTTTACACCTAGCCTTTTCGCTTCGGCAACGATCTTCTTATTCAGCTTCTTCATAGTTTCATAAGTTAACCAGGTCCCAAAGTTACCACCTTCACTAGCGTAAGTACTGATCGTATAATCGAGCCCGATATGATGAAATAGTTTCACCCATCCCTTAAATGTACCCCAATGTGGTCCTCCAAAGAAGTCTGCTGAAGGTGTGATGAACAGGATCTCCGCGCCTTTTTTATTTATAGGAACCTTGACCTCAACTCCAGTTTCCTCCTTTATCTCTTCCTCGACAAGTTGAATCGAGCTAAGGAGTGCTGCAGGGGGTATGCCCATGTGATTCCCGACCAGATGGCACTTTGCTATCGACTCTGTGAGGGATCTAGGCGTTAAACCTATTGCCGCAAGTACCTCTCTCGCCGCTCTTGTAATCTCGGCTGTATCTATTCCATAAGGACAAAAGACCGAGCATCTCCTACATTCGGAGCATTGGTAGAAGTAAGTATACCAAAGATTAATCATACCTTCATCGAGCTCTTTAGCACCTACCAGACTCCTGAAGAGCCTACCTGTTAATGTAAAGTACCTTCTATAGATAGATCTCAATAACTCCTGCCTTGCCACGGGCATATTATGAGGGTCAAGGGTTCCAAGAAAGAATGGGCATTTATCGGTACAAGCACCACACTGCACACATATATCGAGGAATAACTGAAGAGAACGGTACCTCCCTTTTAACTCTTTCAACTTATTAAGAGCCACTTCTTTCCAGTTTGGTGGGAGGTTGAAGTCTTTATGGCTCCATTCTCTTGGGAATGGGAGTTTTAATATATCCATATCCTTCTTCTTCGTCGCATACAATCTGTACTTCATCGATGGATAGGTAGTATCTATCTTCACTTCCTCTCACCTTC
This window harbors:
- a CDS encoding ZIP family metal transporter, with amino-acid sequence MQTLLLIIFFVLLNSSISLIGILFLPFNRAVINKILMTLVAFASGALLGGAFLHLIPEGYEIGGEMGFAYVLSSILIFFILEKFLRWRHCHDIECKIHAFAYLNLIGDSIHNCIDGVIIATSFLVSVELGIITAIAVIIHEVPQEVGDFGVLLYGGFDKMRALLYNFVAQVSSILGAISTYYLASYIEYLLPPLVSLAAGGFIYIGATDLFPELHKRVNVKDSIHQFMALLLGVIIMWSLKIIFE
- a CDS encoding (Fe-S)-binding protein, which translates into the protein MKIDTTYPSMKYRLYATKKKDMDILKLPFPREWSHKDFNLPPNWKEVALNKLKELKGRYRSLQLFLDICVQCGACTDKCPFFLGTLDPHNMPVARQELLRSIYRRYFTLTGRLFRSLVGAKELDEGMINLWYTYFYQCSECRRCSVFCPYGIDTAEITRAAREVLAAIGLTPRSLTESIAKCHLVGNHMGIPPAALLSSIQLVEEEIKEETGVEVKVPINKKGAEILFITPSADFFGGPHWGTFKGWVKLFHHIGLDYTISTYASEGGNFGTWLTYETMKKLNKKIVAEAKRLGVKWLLGGECGHMWRVIHAFMGTMNEPLDFLEEPKSPITGTKFKRAASTKFVHICEFTADLIKHGKLKLNPKANDQYIVTYHDSCNPARVMGLIEEPRYILKHVCNNYVELDPNLNREKTMCCCSGGGLLADELLELRLKAVKPKIDAIKATGANFLACICAIDKAAFSDYFSHLKIPIAVGGVHELVGNALIMS